Part of the Pseudodesulfovibrio hydrargyri genome is shown below.
CCTGGCGAGCCAGGAGTATGTGGCTGGCAAGATCGAGCAACACAATGCCTCTGAGGATGCGCATGCCGCCCTGTTCGCCGGGCTGGACGACCACATTGCCCGCGACGACAACCCCCACGGCGTAGTCGCCGGACAGGTCGGCTTCACGCCGTCCGCCGGTCTGTCCTCCTCCGACGTGCAGGCCGCAGTTTGCGAGGTGATCACTCGGGCAGCGACCCATAATTATTTGATAAACGGTGCCTTTGTGATCAACCAGCGGCAATTTGCAGGAGGAGCCCTGGACGCCGGGGAATACGGATACGACCGATGGAAGGCCGGTGACGCCGGGGCGACCTGCACCGTGGCCGATGGCGTCCTCACCCTGTCGGCGGGGTCGATTGTTCAGGTGGTCGAATCCCCTGCGCTGGCGGGCGAAAAGGTGACGCTCTCCGCGAAGCTGTCCGCCGATGCGACTATTTCCGGGAAGATCAACGGAACCGCGGGGGCGTTGCCCCTGACCGTGGACATCCCGGCGGAGTTTACCGGAGACCTCGACGTCGAGCTGATGGCCGGTGACGGCTCCGCCAGCGAAGTGAAACTGGAGATAGGCGGGACCGCAACCGCGTATCGTCACCGACACCTCCAGGAGGAACTGGCATTGTGTCAGCGCTACTACTGGCAGTCTCAGTTTGGCGACAGACATATTTGGAGCATCAGCGTCGCAGCGGGCTCGTATCACTCACAGGTGCAGGTAGAACTGCCGGTTTCAATGCGAGTCCGGCCGACAATGATGATGGAGGGGCCATGGACCTTCTATCAGCCCGGGACCGGCGCGTACGTCGAAGGGCCTACGATCGCCGCCGCCATCTCCCATGAGAGCGTGCGTGTCTCCGTCCAAAATAGCAACAATGACAATACCCTCAACTTTGTGCTTGGTTCCAACAACAACGAAGTGCTCGCGGACGCGGAGTTATAATTATGAAAATTATCACGGTATCCCAATTTGATAATGGCCATCTTGTGAATGGCGCGATCCATGTCCCCTACGACGAGAACAACAGACACTACCGGGCCGTTATGGATTGGCTGGCTGACGGCGGCCAGTTGGATGAAGCCGTCACCGATCCCGACGAACCGGCCAGAATCATCCGGGCCGAGCGCGACAGGCTGCTTGCGGCGTGCGATTGGATGCAGCTTGCCGACAGCCCGCTCGATACCGCGACCAAGGCGGCCTGGGCCGCCTATCGCCAGGCGCTCCGGGACGTTCCCGAACAGCCCGGGTTCCCTGAAGCCGTGGAGTGGCCGCAATCGCCGATTCTTCCGGCATAGCAAACCGCTCTTTGACAATCGAATAGGCAGAGCCACAACAACGGCCCGCCGGACAAATCCGGCGGGCCGTTATCCGGAGGGACAGCGAGGCGGAGCATACCCCCCGAAACGGCATCGAACTCCCATAGGGCGACTTCGAAACAGCCTGTTCCGCCCCTCCCCGGTATCCTCGCCAACCTGCCCCTCCAGCCACCTCACACGGCAGCCGCCATGCCAAACCAAAATCGGCCGCGCAGGCTTTCTCAACTTATGTGGCCGATTTTCTCAAATTGAGTGTCAGCTTACATTGGGCAAGGCGCTCGGGGCGGCGAAAAGGAAAGGGCGGGTTTGACCTTTCGGGGGTTGTTGGCTACGGATTTGGGTATGCGGAGAGACGAAGGACCGGGCGTGATGAGGCGCGGGGCGCGGTATGTGAAGGCCGCGCCGTGGCCGTACCTGACCGGGGCCGGGGCGTTGCTGGCCGCCTTCGTGTTGAAGGGGGCCGGGGCCGCGCAGTGGGCCACGGGGGACGTGTCCGGGGGCGTTGTCCTGTGCTGGTGGGGCGCGTGCTGGCTGGTGGTCGCCTTTTTCGCCATGGCCGACGGCGTGTCCCGGCACCGGGAGTATCGGCGGATCAAGGCCATGTTGCTCCGGTACGGGTTCAGCGAGCGCATCCTCAAGCCCTTGGCGCGGTCGCGCTGCCAACGGGACGCCGCACTGCACGCCGCCCGCGAGACCGGGCACCTGGACCGCGCCAGGGCCTATTTCCACGGGCTCGGCTACCGCTGGTACCACATCCTGCCCGACCTCGTGATCCGCAACCCGCTGGCGTTCGCCAGCCCCGCCTTTCTGCGTTCCTCGTTTTTTCCCGGCAAGAAGCAGCGGGCCTGATACGACCCGCATCGGAGATACCATGGGATACGTCTACCTGGCCCTGGCCATTGTCTGCGAAGTCATCGGCACCACGGCGCTCAAGTCGAGCGACGGGTTCACCCGGCTCGGGCCGAGCCTGGTGGTGGTCGCCGGGTACGGCCTGTCCTTCTACCTCTTCGGCCAGGTCCTCAAGACCATCCCCATGGGCGTGGCCTACGCCATCTGGGCGGGACTCGGCATCGTGCTCATCGCCCTGGCCGGGGTGATCGTCCACAAGCAGTTCCTGGACTTCCCGGCCATGCTCGGCATGGGCCTCATCGTGGCAGGGGTGGCGGTCATCAACATCTTTTCCAAAACCGTGGTCCGCTAAGCAGGGCTTTGCCCGCCGGTCGAATTCTTTGAGAAAATCAGGTACCGAAAGCCGCTTCGCGGCAATTGCCGGACCGTGATGCCTCCGGCGGGCAGGGGCTCGCACCCCTGCACCCCATTTTTCGCCTGCGGCGCG
Proteins encoded:
- a CDS encoding phage tail protein gives rise to the protein MSLILTKAGLNAYAQSEATGIKLQATHMAVGDGGGAPVSHTDTSEALVNETWRGELQSIDVAASGEVEFTGHIPITVGGWYIREVALYADDTLLALGGHPETWKPAPEAPDKVELVITAPVKFANADNINLTVDTTKVLASQEYVAGKIEQHNASEDAHAALFAGLDDHIARDDNPHGVVAGQVGFTPSAGLSSSDVQAAVCEVITRAATHNYLINGAFVINQRQFAGGALDAGEYGYDRWKAGDAGATCTVADGVLTLSAGSIVQVVESPALAGEKVTLSAKLSADATISGKINGTAGALPLTVDIPAEFTGDLDVELMAGDGSASEVKLEIGGTATAYRHRHLQEELALCQRYYWQSQFGDRHIWSISVAAGSYHSQVQVELPVSMRVRPTMMMEGPWTFYQPGTGAYVEGPTIAAAISHESVRVSVQNSNNDNTLNFVLGSNNNEVLADAEL
- a CDS encoding DMT family transporter — protein: MGYVYLALAIVCEVIGTTALKSSDGFTRLGPSLVVVAGYGLSFYLFGQVLKTIPMGVAYAIWAGLGIVLIALAGVIVHKQFLDFPAMLGMGLIVAGVAVINIFSKTVVR
- a CDS encoding tail fiber assembly protein, translated to MKIITVSQFDNGHLVNGAIHVPYDENNRHYRAVMDWLADGGQLDEAVTDPDEPARIIRAERDRLLAACDWMQLADSPLDTATKAAWAAYRQALRDVPEQPGFPEAVEWPQSPILPA